The sequence tgttttgatttttggcaatttcggtcttttttattcgaaaatgcttacgtggcactgtacacgtcagctccacatcagcactgaattgctgccacgtcagcgccatgTCGGGAAAagaactaaaattgccaaaaaaaaaataaagatagcggactaaaactgaaatttgaaaatataaaggactaaaatcgcaaagtgaccaACATACATGCCAAAAAAAGCAAGTTTCCctaaatattttcaatattttgtacCAATGTTCATCCAAAAAAGACCAATGTGTTATTATACCAATATTTGCATACATGTTTGACtgttaaaaaatcatatataatatattagtaTCAGATCTTAAATAATGAGtattcaaatatcatatattagtatcatATTATCAATGTTTTATATCGATTTTCGTCCGAAAAAAACATGCGGACCCAAGAAGTGCATAAATTTTTTGTGGGTCAGGATTTGAACACaaattttttctgaaaaaaaaggAATGTAAAATTGAGTTTAAATTTAGAGATTTTGAAACAAATTTACCCTTCAAAAattgaacttaaaaaaaataaaaaatttgctaGCGTGTCAAATACCACAAgtctttttatattatttttagacAAGCTGGTGGCCACTTTCAATGTGTTTGAAATTTGTTTTAGATTTCGTTTTATTCAATTCAAAAGCCGTACAAATTGTCAGaaagaaatataaaaatataattaaaatgtcAACGCCATAAAGTCAATGCTAATACAAAGAAATCACAGATTGATTGATTTTGGAACCTCAAATCAACAATGGCAGCTTATGCATCTCTTCTCTCCCTCGGAAATATTCTTGATCACTTATTGCAACACCCACCGCGCCAAGGGGGTGTTCTTGAGAAAGCCCAGATCGATTCTCTGCTTGAAAATATAACTTTCCTGCAAGAATTTTTGGAGGAATTTTCGCTGACAAGGGGGGATGAAATTCAGGCACTGGAGGCAAAAATTGTAAGCTCAGCACATGCAGCAGAAAATATAATCGAAAGTCGTGTGGTGGATCAAATTCTTGAAGATTCTGAAGATGGAAGTGAAAGGAGCAGCTCCACTGATCTCTTGTGTCAAGATTTGCAGACAGTAATAGAAGAATTCGGTTCTCTGAAGAAAGATGTGATGAAGATTAAGGAAACTGATCATGAATTGATCGAAATCTTGCAGCAGCCAAGAAAAGATGGGACTGCTGGTTCTTTCATACGAGGTGCTTCCATTAACAAGAATACTATGGTGGGATTTGATGAAGATTTGATTCAAATAATGGACACACTCACTGGGGACCCATCAAATCTCCAGTTTCTCTCCATCCTTGGGATGGGAGGCATCGGCAAAACTACCCTCGCCAAAAATGTTTTTGACAATCCTTTGATTGTGAAGCGCTTTGATCGTCGTGCTTGGGTTACAATATCTCAGCAATATAGGGTGCACGAAATCCTTTTAGGCCTACTAAAAAATATCGGAGTTCATGTAGGGGAAGATGAGGAAAAGACTCAAAACAATGATGACGAATTAGGATTACGTCTGCATAGATGTTTGTTTGGTAGAAGGTATTTCATCGTAATGGATGACATGTGGAGTATCGAGGTTTGGTATGTCATGAAGAGGTTTTTTCCGGATAATGGCAATGGTAGTCGAGTCATGGTCACAACGAGACTATCGAATGTGGCTGATAGTTTTAACTCGTGTATCCTTCATCGACTACATTTTCTAGACGAGGATCAAAGTTGGGCTTTGTTTTGTGACAAGGTGTTTGGAAAAGAAAGTTGCCCTCCTGAGTTAGAACAAGTAGCAAAGACAATTGCGAGAAATTGTGGAGGACTTCCTCTAGCCATTGTTGCTGTTAGTGGACTTGTTGCAAAGTTTAGTCGAACAATTGAATATTGGGTGTATGTCGCTAATCATACATATGAAGCATTAGATACAGGAAGTGGTGAGCTCTGTTTTCATATACTATCTTTAAGTTATAGACACTTACCTGTTCATCTAAAACCATGTTTCCTTTATTTGGCCATATTTCCGGAAGATCATAAGATTAAAATTTCAAGGCTGGTGAAATTATGGGTGGCAGAGGGGATTCTTAAACCAATAGGATCTAGAAGTTTGGAGGAGAGTGCAGAGGATAATTTAAAAGATCTAATAGATAGAAATATGATTCAGGTTCATGATTACGGGTCTAGAAACAAAATCAAAACTTGCACCATCCATGATCTCTTCAGAGACCTATGCCTCAGGGAAGCTCAAAAGGAGAAATTTCTTTGTGTGACTAAGTTTCATAGCCTCAGTTATCATAGCAGAATCATCGATAGTAAGATTCGGGATGAAGAGGAATTAAAATCCCTGTTTGCAAATCTGCTACTAAAACCGATAAGTTATCTCTTCTCCAACGACGGATTTCGGCGATTAGTGAAATCTAGATACATTGATTGTGATTCTGGAATTTTTTCAAGTACGTTAGATTCTCTATCTGTTGTATGGAATCTGCAGACTATTATGATTCCTGGTGTTAATTTGAGTCAGACGCCAATGAATCTACCGGCTGAAATATGGGAAATGCCACATCTCAGGCATCTTAAAAAGGATGAAGGAGACTTTTATCTGCCTGATCCTCCGAGCACCAAAACTGTTGTTCTGAAAAACCTGCAAACACTGTACAAGATAAGGAATTTGAGGTGTACGGATGAGGTAGTTGGTAGAATCCCAAACATAAGAAAACTGGGAATCACTTACAGGGAATTCCCCGATGGCTTAGGATGGGATGACTATGAAGTTGACAATCTTGCCCGTTTACACAGTCTGGAATCACTATTCTTGAAGAGTGCGGAGAAAGTGCCGCAGCAAAGTCTCTGCTTTCCACATTCGCTCAAGAAGTTGACATTGGAGAACTGCGAATTGGGTTGGGAAGATTTGACGGTGGTTGGGTTATTGCCTCATCTTGAAGTTCTGAACTTGATGCATGATGCAGTAAAAGGGAGTAGATGGAATCCTGAGGAAGGAGAATTCCTTGAATTGAAGTGCTTGAGAATCCAAAGCACAGATGTTGAGGAGTGGATAGCAGACAGATCTCACTTCCCAAGACTTGAGAAACTTCAACTTGGGGGTCTTAGACACTTGAAGGAAATCCCACAAGGTATCGGAGAAATACCAACACTTGGATCAATTTTGTTGGTTTGGTGTAGTCCTTCAGCAATTTATTCTGCAAAGAAGATACAAGAGGAACAACAAAACATTGGAAATTATGAGCTTGAGGTTCGCTTTTTTGTTCAGAGGTTGGCTCGACGTCATGAATATGATACTCCTGTGACTGCCGGTTGGTGGAAACGGTAGGTAAATTCAATCAACATCTATCACCTTTCAACATCTATCACCTTTCAACTGTATTAATTTGTGATTTATTTATGATTGTTTGCTTGTTTGTTTGATTCATATTATGATCTCTCACTTGGATATTGAAATTGCGCTACTAAAATTTACTTTCCAACAATCTTCTTCTTGGAATTGGATGCAGATTTTAGTTTATGACTGCAGAATCACCTTTTTCAAACTCGAATAAATTTACACGTTTATAAAATGGTAATAATAAGATTAAGGAAATATAAATTTGctatatatttatgtatttaGTTTTCAAGTTAccgtaaaatatatatatatatttagttttCAAGTTATGgtaaatatatatgtttttgtatatttatatacatattttcgctttttaaaatttaaaattaattattcattatattatattatataaacggttttccggTTCGACCTTCCGGTTAAAACGAATCAATCGGTTGTATCATTTTTTAAGGTAGATCGGTTCGATCACCTGTTCGATATTAAAaacattgaatttatttattttaccatAGCTTGTGCTATGAAAATGCGTCCCAAAAACTGTCGTTAAACTGTATTTTTGCAACGGTTTTTGCAAATACTTTTAAGACTGTTTTTTGTTCAAAAAAACAGTCGCAATTTGCAACGATTATGATAAAACCCTCACAAATttgtaatattatatttaataatattattattgtaaggacccgattttactctattaatttatttgtgtgttaaaaatattgatttttaaatatcggtttatagacgatattaaatgaatatgttatttatagagcacacaggagttgaaataactcgaaCCGGGTCCAGTTTgaaccccgaatgaataaaatcagacacacattaaactaatacataatatatataacgCATAATCTTTCTCCTCCATTTGTTTTTCCACCGCCTTCGCCCGTCTGTTCTTTTCCGTTTCTTTTCAATTTCAAAATCTTCCTATCGCTTCAAATCTCCGTATCTCCTTCGTTTTTGGCcggatttcaaaagtaaatatagttccggaatcctcgcgacgagagctatcttttggtacccatatttcatatttttagtGAAGTTTCCGAAAAACCCGTCGCACAGCTGCCGCCGTTCGCTGCCGCCGTCCGCCGCCGTTCGCCGCCGCCGATCGTCGCCGGAGTTTAGGGGTTGTGTTAGTTGTTTAACCCTTTAATTCCAAGCTTTGAGGTATAATGTTGAATTTAGGGTTTTGAATTTTGGGTATTTCGATTCAATTGACAtccgataattgatatttgatttattattggttgtaggtattataCCGGACTCGATTGGAGGTATTgactatttttcagaaattattggggattttcgaatttaagtgttgattattcattaattgagtgtttagatgctctagaaaatataaatgcgaattttcgaaatttgtagGAATTTTCGGAAAATTCAGATTGTTCTACTTGGGGTATTTTGACTTTTAGAGtcgtatattcgatatttggtcattgataggatgttttaatattaaatatgaattttaggatttatgagcaatttttctggaattacagattctgaaaatttgggattggaatatccgagaaatacttgagatatttctgtggtaattaagtgtcgattgaggtacgtatgagctgtttatattacgacacctataatggcatgtaatgatattaagtatattgtaatgagtgataatgtgttttatgtgcttacgtggattatatgatttacttcactcatttacaagtttacatagcacgttgagccttgactcctttgattgctattgatattgatctcttgagatgtattgagtcatcatggagcgagtgacattgttttagtgcactcctgagatagcatgaggcacggacaggtagctcctgttgccctccgatgctacgtacgacactcctgatgacagcatgaggctggacgggtcgctcctgtcaccctccgatgctacgtgtatggattagcagtgatgattcgaggtctgctgcgttcctggcacgggtggccactgagtttattgtgatacgattatttggactccttttggtattcctatttcattgatacctgtcacgcattacattgcatttcattgcattgtacttgattttattcatgtcagttatatttgtcgtaatttttatagttcgtcgtactggggtccgacccctgttttctttttatgctgtggttgtttgtgattccatagcaggttatccagggggatttgacgcatctggtggagcgtcatctagtggtacccagtgaggcgagcgtggagttgagttcccagatatatgtatatatatcattttagcgagttttatatttgccggggtgatgccctgtgtatctgtataaatagttttggactttgttttgaattgttatttgtatgatcgagccttgccggccctgcatgtgtttagtcctggccagtgcggctataggtgtgtaaattggagttgtgactctattttcgagtatatattgttGCTTGTGTTGTACaagtttttgggatgtcctatttacgaataggtcatgccgaaatttctgtaggcccaaacgcaaatttttaactcgttttcgctgtttacattaattaatcctggttgtttgatcattaaatattaaatcaggacacgggccctttcatttggtatcagagcatatactgggatatgctcgaattagagtctaggacactcgagtttagacactaaCAAAATGGTTGCGTATGTGTGTGACTACTTGTTCTTACGTGACTTACTTGTGGTGCTTATTTTTGAACGTATTTGTTAGAACCAGTAGTTCTTGGCTTTAGAATTAGTGTATGAATTCTATTAGAACTCTGAATTTCTATCATAGTTTTCTATTCGTTAAGATATTTTTGCCTGtgtatttaaatccttgtgtcTTGTAGAATGGCACCAGGAGGAAGAGGTAGAAAAGGGAAGGAAGTtgtcgaagagtctgcagcggAAAATGTTAGAAATCTTGATGATATTGTCAGGGGAAGACGTGGTCGACCAGCTGTTCAGCCTCCGAAAGATGTGGAATTAGAGATGGAACAACAACCACGGGTAAATCCTGACAAAGGAAAAGCGATTCAGGCTGAGGCTGATCCAGTAACCCAATTGACTGAGAAAATGGGAGGAATAcgattaataatttctcaatttcaggaGTTGCGTCCGCAAAAGTTCTTTGGCAATGAAGGAAGTGAGAAAGCTGCTAGTTGGTTGAAAAGTCTCAACAATATGTTTAATGGACTAGAATATCCTGATGACATTCGACTGAAGTTAGTTCCTTTTCAGCTGAAAGACCGAGCGCAACTGTGGTGGGAAACGAcagcagaaacactttctgattctggtgaaaagatcacatgggaagtattttgtaagcagtttgcacaagaatatgcaccaccatcttattattctgctaaagaagatgaatttaatctgttggtgcaagGCAATAAATCTGTTGCTGAATATGCTTCTCAGTTCTCTGCTCTTCTGCCTTATGTCCCACATGTTGCAAAGAATGATCGGTCAAAGCTTTCACATTTTCTGAAGGGGCTTACACGAACGATCCATACGTTGGTAACTACTGGAACTCCATCTACTTATATGAAAGCAGTAGAAAAGGCCAAGAAAATTGAAGCAAGTCTACTCAGGGGTGAACCACAATCAATCCCAGCATCTGTTCCTCAAGGAGCTGGAAGCAGTTCACAGACACCAATGTGTTTACCTTCATATCAGCCTATTCAATCTTCTCAGCAAGCGAAAAGGCCTTGGTTTAAAGCTAAGGGGAAACCATTTAAAAAGAAACCACAGTCTAGTtcctccagttccagtggtagtCGTGGTGGAAGTTCAGTTGGATCATCTGGGAGAGTGTACTGTGACAGATGTGGTGGTAATCATTTGAGTGCACATTGTACAGGATTTCCAGGAACTTGTTATACTTGTGGGCAGGCTGGACATTCGTCTCGAGTATGTCCAAATGCTGGAAGACAGCAATTTCAGCCACAACAGTTTGGCCAGTTTCCTGGACGACCATCATTCAGACCATATGCTCCTGTACCACAGTTTGTTCCTACACAGCCTTATATTCCAGGACAGTCCACTCAGCAGCCTAGGTATCCATCTCCTCAGAGTCAGCAGCGTTTTCCAGGTCCACAGCAGGCTCAAGTCCATGCTATGACTCAGGATCAGGCACAAGATGCACCTGGGGGAGTTATTGcaggtatttgttatatttttgaatatcctgcacgtatcttgatagacacaggagcatctcattcatttttatctgttacatttgctgatgagcatgagattgcttttactccgttattggatactgtgtctgttgctactcctgctggtgtttacttgatgtctaatgagatagttttgaattgtgtgattagatttgaggataagatcatgataaccaatctaatcaaactagctatgtctgattttgactgtatcttgggtatggatacactgatgaattatagagctactgttgattgtttccatggcattgtgagatttagaccgtattatggcaataagtggaatttttatggtagtgattcacaatctcgcattccattagtatcggcaatggaaatgtttagattattgtcgataggaaattaaggatttatgatttatgctctagatgcgacgaaggaagagaaattGAAAGTTTCAGATATTCCTGTCGTTAAGGATTTtactgatgtatttcctgatgagattccgggttttccgcctcaaaggaaaatagatcttagcattgaattaatgccagggacaagtcctatttttcgagctccatatcgattagctccagcagaattgaaagaactcaagacgcaattgcaagatttgctggaaaaaggttatattagaccaagtgtatcaccttggggtgctccagtcttgtttgtgaagaagaaagacggaacgatgagaatgtgcatcgattatcgacaATTGAACCAGGctactgtgaagaataagtatcctttgccacgaattgatgatttgtttgatcagttgcagggtacatctgtatattctaaaattgatcttcgtttcggatatcatcaacttcgagttcgagaggaagatgtttccaagacagcatttcgaacgcgttacggacattatgaattcttagttgtgcctttcgggttgactaatgctccagcggtttttatggatttaatgaatcgtgtgtttcgggagtttatagatcgatttgttatcgttttcattgatgacattttgatttattctaagtcaaGGAAGGAGCATAAAGAACATTTAACATTAGTTCTTCAGACACTCAGAACATCacaattatatgctaagttttcgaagtgtgaattttggctggacagagtattatttctaggacatgtgatatcagcacaaggggtatctgtcgatcctagtaaaattgaagctgttcttaattggtctcgaccaaccaatgtctctgagattcgtagctttttgggtttggctggatattacaggcgtttcatcaagggattttctgaaatagctaggcctatgactatattgacgcaaaaagatcgacgttttgtgtggactgaggaatgtgaagctagttttcagactttgaaagagaaattgactacggctccagtactagcattaccttcaggctcaggtggatttgttatctgtacagatgcttctttgaatggactgggttgtgttttgatgcaaaatggacacgtgattgcgtatgcatctcgtcaattgaaaccacatgagactcgttatccagttcatgatttagaattggctgccattgtgcatgcattgaaaatatggcgtcattatctgtacggtgagcagtttgtgatttattctgatcataagagtctgaaatatttattcacacagtctgatttgaatatgagacaacgtcgatggttggaactgcttaaggattttgactgtgatattcaataccagccaggaaacgtgaatcaagttgcagatgctttgagcagaaaagttcatactaagatgttggcatctttaactatttctaaagttcatgagcatttgagaacttcaggatggacttatcgagctaaaggtaatcatttcatagtttcatctatacaagttgaaccacgaataatttcgaaaatcaaagaagcacaaaagacTGATCCATATATTCATCATTTGAAAGAATTAACTCCAGCTGGTCAGGCAGGGAAATTTCTTGTTGCTTCTGATGGATGTTTGCGTTATAATGGTAGACTTGTGGTTCCgaatttgatagatttgaaagacgatatactacgagaagctcattgtagtcgacatagtgtacatcctggaattagaaagatgtatcatatcttgaaagcccattactggtgggaaggtatgaagaatgatatttctgattttgtggctaagtgtttgacgtgtcaacaagttaaggctgaaagaatgagaccaggtggtatgttacttagtcttgaagtaccacagtggaattgggaacacattactatggattttgtgacacacctacctcgatctaatcgtggttgtgatgccatttgggttattgtggatagattgtctaaatctgcccattttattccatatgatcgtacttggacatatacgaaaatggcgaaaatgtacattgatcagatagtgcgattgcatggtgtgccagttactatagtatcagaccgtgatcccagatttacttctaagttttggtctagtttgcaatcagctttaggttctaaattggccatgagtactgcctatcatccacagacagatggtcaatctgaaaggactattcagacacttgaagatttattacgagctgttgtgatggattttagtggtggttggcaagaatctttagctctggtggaattctcttacaataacagttaccacgtatctatcgggatggcaccatttgaagccttgtatggcagaaaatgtagatctccgatatgttgggaagaagtaggagaacgacaattatcaggaccagagtttattcaagagatgaaagaaaaagttgacctgatcaggaaaagaatgaaagcagcccaggatcgtcaagccagctatgctaataatagacgtagacctttagaatttcaggttggcgattttgttttcttgaaagtatcaccatttCGTGGTACTATGAGATTTGGGCGTAAAGGGAAATTAGCTCCTCGTTATATCGGTCCATACGAGATTGTTGAGAAAATTGGTATTTTAGCGTATCGTTTGAACTTGCCGCAGAGTTTGTCtgcgatacatgatgtatttcacgtatctatgctgcggaagtatgaaccagatccttctcatatcttgagggctgatgatgtggagttggatagttcccttagctatgttgagtatccagtgcagattcttgatcgtaaagaaaagcaactgaggaacaagacgattcctttggttatggtggaatggagtagacatgggagagaagaagctacatgggaatTGGAGTCTCGAATGCGTCAAGAATGGCCTCATTTGTTTGACAATGTTATGAATTATGCCTTGTACTCTGATTTCCCTATGTACTATCAGTGGTAGATGTTTAACCACTTTGTATATAAGTTTGATGTgtgtttaatttcgaggacgaaatcttctttttagagggggagaaatgtaaggacccgattttactctattaatttatttgtgtgttaaaaatattgatttttaaatatcggtttatagacgatattaaatgaatatgttatttatagagcacacaggagttgaaataactcgaaCCGGGTCCAGTTTgaaccccgaatgaataaaatcagacacacattaaactaatacataatatatataacgCATAATCTTTCTCCTCCATTTGTTTTTCCACCGCCTTCGCCCGTCTGTTCTTTTCCGTTTCTTTTCAATTTCAAAATCTTCCTATCGCTTCAAATCTCCGTATCTCCTTCGTTTTTGGCcggatttcaaaagtaaatatagttccggaatcctcgcgacgagagctatcttttggtacccatatttcatatttttagtGAAGTTTCCGAAAAACCCGTCGCACAGCTGCCGCCGTTCGCTGCCGCCGTCCGCCGCCGTTCGCCGCCGCCGATCGTCGCCGGAGTTTAGGGGTTGTGTTAGTTGTTTAACCCTTTAATTCCAAGCTTTGAGGTATAATGTTGAATTTAGGGTTTTGAATTTTGGGTATTTCGATTCAATTGACAtccgataattgatatttgatttattattggttgtaggtattataCCGGACTCGATTGGAGGTATTgactatttttcagaaattattggggattttcgaatttaagtgttgattattcattaattgagtgtttagatgctctagaaaatataaatgcgaattttcgaaatttgtagGAATTTTCGGAAAATTCAGATTGTTCTACTTGGGGTATTTTG comes from Henckelia pumila isolate YLH828 chromosome 4, ASM3356847v2, whole genome shotgun sequence and encodes:
- the LOC140864772 gene encoding putative late blight resistance protein homolog R1B-16 isoform X1, which encodes MAAYASLLSLGNILDHLLQHPPRQGGVLEKAQIDSLLENITFLQEFLEEFSLTRGDEIQALEAKIVSSAHAAENIIESRVVDQILEDSEDGSERSSSTDLLCQDLQTVIEEFGSLKKDVMKIKETDHELIEILQQPRKDGTAGSFIRGASINKNTMVGFDEDLIQIMDTLTGDPSNLQFLSILGMGGIGKTTLAKNVFDNPLIVKRFDRRAWVTISQQYRVHEILLGLLKNIGVHVGEDEEKTQNNDDELGLRLHRCLFGRRYFIVMDDMWSIEVWYVMKRFFPDNGNGSRVMVTTRLSNVADSFNSCILHRLHFLDEDQSWALFCDKVFGKESCPPELEQVAKTIARNCGGLPLAIVAVSGLVAKFSRTIEYWVYVANHTYEALDTGSGELCFHILSLSYRHLPVHLKPCFLYLAIFPEDHKIKISRLVKLWVAEGILKPIGSRSLEESAEDNLKDLIDRNMIQVHDYGSRNKIKTCTIHDLFRDLCLREAQKEKFLCVTKFHSLSYHSRIIDSKIRDEEELKSLFANLLLKPISYLFSNDGFRRLVKSRYIDCDSGIFSSTLDSLSVVWNLQTIMIPGVNLSQTPMNLPAEIWEMPHLRHLKKDEGDFYLPDPPSTKTVVLKNLQTLYKIRNLRCTDEVVGRIPNIRKLGITYREFPDGLGWDDYEVDNLARLHSLESLFLKSAEKVPQQSLCFPHSLKKLTLENCELGWEDLTVVGLLPHLEVLNLMHDAVKGSRWNPEEGEFLELKCLRIQSTDVEEWIADRSHFPRLEKLQLGGLRHLKEIPQGIGEIPTLGSILLVWCSPSAIYSAKKIQEEQQNIGNYELEVRFFVQRLARRHEYDTPVTAGWWKR
- the LOC140864772 gene encoding uncharacterized protein isoform X2 codes for the protein MAPGGRGRKGKEVVEESAAENVRNLDDIVRGRRGRPAVQPPKDVELEMEQQPRVNPDKGKAIQAEADPVTQLTEKMGGIRLIISQFQELRPQKFFGNEGSEKAASWLKSLNNMFNGLEYPDDIRLKLVPFQLKDRAQLWWETTAETLSDSGEKITWEVFCKQFAQEYAPPSYYSAKEDEFNLLVQGNKSVAEYASQFSALLPYVPHVAKNDRSKLSHFLKGLTRTIHTLVTTGTPSTYMKAVEKAKKIEASLLRGEPQSIPASVPQGAGSSSQTPMCLPSYQPIQSSQQAKRPWFKAKGKPFKKKPQSSSSSSSGSRGGSSVGSSGRVYCDRCGGNHLSAHCTGFPGTCYTCGQAGHSSRVCPNAGRQQFQPQQFGQFPGRPSFRPYAPVPQFVPTQPYIPGQSTQQPRYPSPQSQQRFPGPQQAQVHAMTQDQAQDAPGGVIAGYPGGFDASGGASSSGTQ